A portion of the Stella humosa genome contains these proteins:
- a CDS encoding NAD(P)/FAD-dependent oxidoreductase — MTDAPALPPSLWAATAPPGPATRPLAGDVTADVAVVGAGYTGLSTALHLAQRGASVVVVEAAAVGWGASGRNNGQVIPTHPRFDPDHFVAMLGPEKGEAYAALVRDSAGYTFDLIRRHGMDCEAEQNGWIQPAHRPGRVALSRRRAEQWGRRGAPVEVLDRQQTAAVTGSDFWHGGWLNRDGGHVNPLAYARGLAHAAVAAGVRLHEASPATGLARDGQRWRVTTPGGAVLAGQVVLATNAYSDDLWPGLRRTVIPVRSYQMATRPLGENVRRSILVGNVALSDTQGDLHFFRFDRAGRLVSGGALVVHAGHDARLRRRIGQRLQKVFPQIGEVAFDHLWHGSVGITADRMPHLHELAPGVVAWIGCQGRGVALASILGREIARWLDGGDGRDMPLPLSPLRPIAAHGFARRIARGMLLLYRWRDGRG; from the coding sequence ATGACAGACGCCCCTGCCCTGCCGCCGTCCCTGTGGGCGGCAACCGCCCCGCCTGGACCGGCAACCCGCCCGCTGGCGGGCGATGTCACGGCCGACGTGGCCGTCGTCGGGGCCGGATATACCGGCCTGTCGACGGCCCTGCACCTGGCCCAGCGCGGCGCGTCCGTCGTCGTGGTCGAGGCCGCGGCCGTCGGCTGGGGGGCGTCGGGGCGCAACAACGGCCAGGTCATCCCGACCCACCCGCGGTTCGACCCCGACCATTTCGTGGCGATGCTGGGCCCGGAGAAGGGCGAGGCCTATGCAGCACTCGTGCGCGATTCGGCCGGTTACACCTTCGACCTGATCCGCCGCCATGGCATGGATTGCGAGGCCGAGCAGAATGGCTGGATCCAGCCCGCCCATCGCCCCGGCCGGGTGGCGCTGAGCCGCCGCCGGGCCGAGCAGTGGGGCCGGCGCGGGGCGCCCGTCGAAGTGCTGGACCGGCAGCAGACGGCGGCCGTCACCGGGTCGGACTTCTGGCATGGCGGCTGGCTCAACCGCGACGGCGGGCACGTGAACCCGCTGGCCTATGCCCGCGGGCTGGCCCATGCCGCGGTCGCTGCCGGCGTCCGCCTGCACGAGGCCAGTCCCGCGACCGGCCTGGCGCGCGATGGCCAGCGCTGGCGGGTGACGACGCCGGGCGGCGCCGTGCTGGCCGGCCAGGTGGTGCTGGCGACCAACGCCTATTCCGACGACCTGTGGCCCGGCCTGCGGCGGACGGTGATCCCCGTCCGCTCCTATCAGATGGCGACCCGGCCGCTGGGCGAGAATGTCCGCCGCAGCATCCTGGTCGGCAACGTCGCCCTGTCCGACACCCAGGGCGACCTGCACTTCTTCCGCTTCGACCGGGCGGGGCGGCTCGTTTCCGGCGGCGCGCTGGTGGTCCATGCCGGGCACGACGCCCGCCTGCGCCGGCGCATCGGCCAGCGGCTGCAGAAGGTGTTCCCGCAGATCGGCGAGGTCGCGTTCGACCATCTGTGGCACGGGTCCGTCGGCATCACCGCCGACCGCATGCCCCACCTGCACGAACTGGCGCCGGGCGTCGTCGCCTGGATCGGCTGCCAGGGCCGCGGCGTCGCCCTTGCCTCCATCCTCGGGCGGGAGATCGCGCGCTGGCTCGACGGCGGCGATGGCCGCGACATGCCGTTGCCGCTGTCGCCCCTGCGGCCGATCGCGGCGCACGGCTTCGCCCGCCGCATCGCGCGCGGGATGCTGCTGCTCTATCGCTGGCGCGACGGGCGAGGATAG
- a CDS encoding prolyl-tRNA synthetase associated domain-containing protein, translating to MTDLTEPAAPALAPGPHHATPERLLARLGELGIQTRTVEHPPLYTVEESRRLRGDLPGGHCKNLFLKDRKDQLWLVVTLEDRPIEMKSLSDRIGSARLSFGRPELLVEALGVTPGAVTPFSLINDPAQRVTVVLDRGMLDLDPLNYHPLTNRATTAIAPADLLRFIAACGHTPRIVDLA from the coding sequence ATGACAGACCTGACCGAACCCGCCGCCCCGGCGCTCGCCCCCGGGCCGCACCACGCCACGCCCGAGCGCCTGCTGGCGCGGCTGGGCGAGCTTGGCATCCAGACCCGCACCGTGGAGCACCCGCCGCTCTACACCGTCGAGGAAAGCCGGCGGCTGCGCGGAGACCTGCCGGGCGGGCACTGCAAGAACCTGTTCCTGAAGGACCGCAAGGACCAGCTCTGGCTCGTCGTCACGCTGGAGGACCGGCCGATCGAGATGAAGAGCCTGTCCGACCGCATCGGCTCTGCCCGGCTGTCCTTCGGCCGGCCGGAGCTGCTGGTCGAGGCGCTGGGCGTGACGCCCGGTGCGGTCACGCCCTTCTCGCTGATCAATGACCCGGCGCAGCGCGTCACGGTCGTGCTCGACCGCGGCATGCTCGATCTCGACCCGCTCAACTATCACCCGCTGACCAACCGGGCGACGACGGCGATCGCGCCGGCCGACCTGCTGCGCTTCATCGCGGCCTGCGGCCACACGCCGCGCATCGTCGACCTCGCCTGA
- a CDS encoding gamma-butyrobetaine hydroxylase-like domain-containing protein, which produces MPVRGDSPASSAGNFQTAHWPLEIRLQKAERALEIDFDDGSTFHYPAEFLRVESPSAEVQGHGPGQKQLVTGRRDVGILALEPVGNYAIRIRFDDLHDTGIFSWAYLYEIGRDRARLWANYEAAVTADGKSRDPRA; this is translated from the coding sequence ATGCCGGTCAGGGGTGATAGCCCCGCCAGCTCCGCGGGCAATTTCCAGACCGCCCACTGGCCGCTGGAGATCCGTCTGCAGAAGGCCGAGCGGGCGCTGGAGATCGACTTCGACGACGGCAGCACCTTCCACTATCCGGCGGAGTTCCTGCGGGTCGAGAGCCCGTCGGCCGAGGTGCAGGGCCATGGCCCCGGGCAGAAACAGCTCGTCACCGGCCGGCGCGACGTGGGGATCCTGGCGCTGGAGCCGGTTGGCAACTACGCCATCCGCATCCGCTTCGACGACCTGCACGACACGGGCATCTTTTCCTGGGCCTATCTCTACGAGATCGGCCGCGACCGGGCGCGCCTGTGGGCAAACTACGAGGCAGCCGTGACGGCAGACGGAAAATCCCGCGATCCGCGCGCCTGA
- a CDS encoding amidohydrolase family protein, whose protein sequence is MIIDYRVRVPIDEIRRVMMTGHLKGYKRVYGASAGQVDFDAWCARPLDDFLAHLDEAGIDKVLFQAKDVETTFGAKLPNELVHAVTRRAPGRILFGASVDPHKGQAALDEMEHAVKVLGAVEVNFQLFELKLFADDPLMKPFYTKLSEWGVPAGLHTGMNFSDSIPMEYGDPMRLDRVACEFPDLKIVACPPGFPWVNQLIAVAWRHPNIHICTAPVRPKYLGKPGTGWEPLLTYGDNVLQDRLIFGTSWPLLPFKRSIEEIRALPLKPATIEKFLGGNLARLLNVG, encoded by the coding sequence ATGATCATCGACTATCGCGTGCGCGTGCCGATCGACGAGATCCGGCGCGTGATGATGACCGGCCACCTCAAGGGCTACAAGCGGGTCTACGGCGCGTCGGCGGGCCAGGTGGATTTCGACGCCTGGTGCGCCCGCCCGCTCGACGACTTCCTGGCCCACCTGGACGAGGCCGGCATCGACAAGGTCCTCTTCCAGGCCAAGGACGTGGAGACGACGTTCGGCGCCAAGCTGCCGAACGAGCTGGTGCACGCGGTCACCCGGCGCGCGCCCGGCCGCATCCTCTTCGGCGCCTCGGTCGACCCGCACAAGGGGCAGGCGGCACTCGACGAGATGGAGCATGCGGTGAAGGTGCTGGGCGCGGTCGAGGTGAACTTCCAGCTCTTCGAGCTGAAGCTGTTCGCCGACGACCCGCTGATGAAGCCGTTCTACACCAAGCTGTCGGAATGGGGCGTGCCGGCCGGCCTGCATACCGGCATGAACTTCTCCGACAGCATCCCGATGGAGTATGGCGACCCGATGCGCCTCGACCGGGTGGCGTGCGAGTTCCCGGACCTGAAGATCGTCGCCTGCCCGCCTGGCTTCCCCTGGGTCAACCAGTTGATCGCGGTCGCCTGGCGGCACCCCAACATCCATATCTGCACCGCCCCGGTGCGGCCGAAATACCTGGGCAAGCCCGGCACGGGCTGGGAGCCGCTGCTGACCTATGGCGACAACGTGCTGCAGGACCGGCTGATCTTCGGCACCTCCTGGCCGCTGCTGCCCTTCAAGCGCTCGATCGAGGAAATCCGCGCCCTGCCGCTGAAGCCGGCCACGATCGAGAAGTTCCTGGGCGGCAACCTGGCGAGGCTGCTGAATGTCGGCTGA
- a CDS encoding peptide chain release factor 3, whose translation MGTPAEEAARRRTFAIIAHPDAGKTTLTEKLLLFGGAIQAAGAVKARGDARRARSDWMKIERDRGISVTASVMTFEHNDCIFNLLDTPGHEDFSEDTYRVLTAVDSAVMVIDGARGIQAQTRKLFEVCRLRDVPIITFVNKFDRESRDPFDLIQEIEETLALEASPASWPIGMGRDFRGCYDLLHDRLVLFDRGAGDRILPAEECHGLDDPKIDAALDPVLAAKLREDVEMARGLCQPFDRDAYLAGHRTPVFFGSALKNFGIGELLDGLERFAPSPRPQVADTRTVAPAETKVAGFVFKIQANMDPNHRDRIAFLRLCAGHFRRGMKVKHVRSAKTMAINAPVFFLARDRELAEEAFPGDIIGIPNHGSLRIGDTLTEGEDLRFLGVPSFAPEMLQRVRLEDPMRAKHLQRALIQLAEEGASQVFRPMIGSDWIVGVVGPLQFDVLSHRIAAEYDIRARFEPAPVDAARWIEADDPKVLERFVEANRSALAEDHDGALVFLSRNAWHLRQTGEDWKDIRFNAIREHRVVA comes from the coding sequence ATGGGAACCCCCGCCGAGGAGGCCGCCCGCCGGCGCACCTTCGCCATCATCGCCCACCCCGACGCGGGCAAGACGACGCTGACCGAGAAGCTGCTGCTGTTCGGCGGCGCCATCCAGGCCGCCGGTGCGGTGAAGGCGCGCGGCGACGCCAGGCGCGCGCGCTCGGACTGGATGAAGATCGAGCGCGACCGCGGCATCTCGGTCACCGCCTCGGTCATGACGTTCGAGCACAATGACTGCATCTTCAACCTGCTCGACACGCCGGGCCACGAGGACTTCAGCGAGGACACCTACCGCGTCCTGACCGCGGTCGATTCGGCCGTCATGGTGATCGACGGCGCGCGCGGCATCCAGGCGCAGACGCGCAAGCTGTTCGAGGTCTGCCGCCTGCGCGACGTGCCGATCATCACCTTCGTCAACAAGTTCGACCGCGAATCGCGCGACCCCTTCGACCTGATCCAGGAGATCGAGGAGACGCTGGCGCTGGAGGCGTCGCCCGCGAGCTGGCCAATCGGCATGGGGCGCGACTTCCGCGGGTGCTACGACCTGCTGCACGACCGGCTGGTGCTGTTCGACCGCGGTGCTGGCGACCGCATCCTGCCGGCCGAGGAATGCCACGGCCTGGACGACCCCAAGATCGACGCGGCACTCGACCCCGTGCTGGCGGCCAAGCTGCGCGAGGATGTCGAGATGGCGCGCGGCCTGTGCCAGCCCTTCGACCGCGACGCCTACCTGGCCGGGCACCGCACGCCGGTCTTCTTCGGCAGCGCCTTGAAGAACTTCGGCATCGGCGAGCTGCTGGACGGGCTGGAGCGCTTCGCGCCGTCGCCCCGGCCGCAGGTGGCCGACACGCGCACCGTCGCGCCGGCCGAGACCAAGGTCGCGGGATTCGTGTTCAAGATCCAGGCGAACATGGATCCGAACCACCGCGACCGCATCGCCTTCCTGCGGCTGTGCGCGGGCCATTTCCGCCGCGGCATGAAGGTGAAGCATGTGCGCAGCGCCAAGACGATGGCGATCAATGCGCCGGTCTTCTTCCTGGCGCGCGACCGGGAACTGGCCGAGGAGGCATTCCCCGGCGACATCATCGGCATCCCCAACCACGGCTCGCTGCGCATCGGCGACACGCTGACCGAGGGCGAGGACCTGCGCTTCCTGGGCGTGCCCAGCTTCGCGCCCGAAATGCTGCAACGCGTGCGGCTGGAGGACCCGATGCGGGCCAAGCACCTGCAGCGCGCCCTGATCCAGCTTGCCGAGGAGGGCGCCTCCCAGGTGTTCCGCCCGATGATCGGTTCGGACTGGATCGTCGGCGTCGTCGGCCCCCTGCAATTCGACGTGCTGTCGCACCGCATCGCCGCCGAGTACGACATCCGCGCCCGCTTCGAGCCGGCCCCGGTCGATGCCGCGCGCTGGATCGAGGCCGACGACCCCAAGGTCCTGGAGCGCTTCGTCGAGGCCAACCGCTCGGCCCTGGCCGAGGACCATGACGGGGCACTGGTATTCCTGTCGCGCAACGCCTGGCACCTGCGCCAGACGGGCGAGGACTGGAAGGACATCCGCTTCAACGCCATCCGCGAGCACCGGGTCGTCGCCTGA
- a CDS encoding LysE family translocator produces MMILFAKGFALGLAIAAPVGPIGLLCIRRTLVDGPALGFATGIGAATADAAYGAVAGFGLAVVADAMTAAQGWMAALGGLFLLWLGWKTAMATPAPRPAGEGAARPAGLVLAWATTFLLTVTNPATILSFAAAFAGLGLAEWAGDGVAAMVLVLGVFLGSAAWWLGLSLMVGRLRDRVTPAGLAWINRIGGGMLVAFGLAALYAAV; encoded by the coding sequence ATGATGATCCTCTTCGCCAAGGGCTTCGCGCTGGGGCTGGCCATCGCCGCCCCGGTTGGGCCGATCGGGCTGCTCTGCATCCGCCGCACGCTGGTGGACGGGCCGGCGCTGGGCTTTGCCACCGGCATCGGCGCGGCCACGGCCGATGCCGCCTATGGCGCGGTGGCCGGCTTCGGCCTGGCGGTCGTCGCCGACGCGATGACGGCGGCCCAGGGCTGGATGGCCGCATTGGGCGGGCTCTTCCTGCTGTGGCTCGGCTGGAAGACGGCGATGGCGACACCGGCGCCGCGGCCGGCCGGAGAAGGCGCGGCGCGGCCGGCCGGGCTTGTCCTCGCCTGGGCCACCACCTTCCTCCTCACCGTCACCAATCCTGCCACCATCCTCTCCTTCGCCGCCGCCTTCGCCGGGCTGGGGCTGGCGGAATGGGCGGGCGACGGCGTGGCGGCCATGGTGCTGGTGCTGGGCGTCTTCCTCGGCTCGGCTGCTTGGTGGCTCGGCCTGTCGCTGATGGTCGGGCGCTTGCGCGACCGGGTGACGCCGGCCGGCCTGGCCTGGATCAACCGCATCGGCGGCGGCATGCTCGTCGCCTTCGGGCTGGCGGCGCTCTACGCCGCGGTCTGA
- a CDS encoding Trm112 family protein — MTEPRPSVDPKLLEILVCPLTKNALEYDPVRQELVSRHAGLAYPIRDGIPIMLVEEARQMDEAESGHAGQG, encoded by the coding sequence ATGACCGAGCCGCGCCCCAGCGTCGACCCCAAGCTCCTGGAAATCCTGGTCTGCCCGCTGACCAAGAACGCCCTGGAGTACGACCCCGTGCGCCAGGAACTGGTCAGCCGGCATGCCGGCCTGGCCTATCCCATCCGCGACGGCATCCCGATCATGCTGGTCGAGGAAGCCCGCCAGATGGACGAGGCGGAGAGTGGCCATGCCGGTCAGGGGTGA
- a CDS encoding ABC transporter ATP-binding protein, whose translation MSADAGRVRPPILVVDGARKTYGGVVALERVSLTVHEGEFVTLLGPSGSGKTTLLKAIAGFEEIDEGRIALGGQDITDMPPAGRGIGMVFQNYALFPHLTVARNIAFPLEMRGVARREIDRRVAEILELVELGGYGGRLPRQLSGGQQQRVALARATVFNPRLLLLDEPFSALDRKLRESMQVELRHLQQRLGLTTVFVTHDQEEALLLSDRIAVMSNGRIEQLDRPTAIYERPASRFVAGFVGEANLLRGTPDGERDGRPTVMLESGERLVAGDLARLDAPLQLVVRPERIRWVARAEEADNAFSATIVEHLYLGQDSKYRVRLQSGLELVLRTQGTGTDHHPAAGESRMVGWDAADVRGVPCN comes from the coding sequence ATGTCGGCTGATGCCGGGCGGGTGCGGCCGCCGATCCTCGTGGTCGACGGCGCCCGCAAGACCTATGGCGGCGTGGTGGCGCTGGAACGCGTCAGCCTGACCGTGCATGAGGGCGAGTTCGTCACGCTGCTGGGGCCGAGCGGATCGGGCAAGACGACGCTGCTGAAGGCGATCGCCGGCTTCGAGGAGATCGACGAGGGCCGCATCGCGCTGGGCGGCCAGGACATCACCGACATGCCGCCGGCCGGCCGCGGCATCGGCATGGTGTTCCAGAACTATGCGCTCTTCCCCCACCTGACGGTCGCCCGGAACATCGCCTTCCCGCTGGAGATGCGTGGGGTCGCGCGCCGCGAGATCGACCGGCGCGTGGCCGAGATCCTGGAGCTGGTGGAACTGGGCGGCTATGGCGGCCGCCTGCCCCGCCAGTTGTCGGGCGGGCAGCAGCAGCGCGTGGCCCTGGCGCGCGCCACCGTCTTCAACCCGCGCCTGCTGCTGCTGGACGAGCCCTTCAGCGCGCTCGACCGCAAGCTGCGCGAGAGCATGCAGGTGGAGCTGCGCCACCTGCAGCAGCGGCTCGGCCTCACCACCGTCTTCGTCACCCATGACCAGGAAGAGGCCCTGCTGCTGTCCGACCGCATCGCGGTGATGAGCAACGGCCGGATCGAGCAGCTCGACCGCCCGACCGCCATCTACGAGCGCCCGGCCAGCCGCTTCGTCGCCGGCTTCGTCGGCGAGGCCAACCTGCTGCGCGGCACGCCCGACGGCGAGCGCGACGGCCGGCCCACCGTGATGCTGGAAAGCGGCGAACGGCTGGTGGCGGGCGACCTCGCCCGCCTGGACGCACCCTTGCAGCTCGTCGTCCGGCCCGAGCGCATCCGCTGGGTCGCGCGCGCTGAGGAGGCCGACAACGCCTTTTCCGCCACCATCGTCGAGCATCTTTATCTGGGGCAGGACAGCAAGTACCGGGTGCGGCTGCAATCCGGCCTGGAACTGGTCCTGCGCACCCAGGGCACCGGCACCGACCACCACCCGGCCGCGGGCGAGAGCCGCATGGTCGGCTGGGATGCCGCCGACGTGCGAGGCGTGCCGTGCAACTGA
- a CDS encoding ABC transporter substrate-binding protein — MKNPLSGKTIGNISRRHLLGTALAIGVVRPGWAAEPEKPKTLVVNSSGGVVNRALRKAFFTEFERRYGIRVIDTSPADTAKLRAMVASGNVEWDVTEIAGQDGVLVERLGLLEPLDHSIIDLSRFPENLKKNKFLFPRSVYSTVLGYRKEAFKQGHPVGWAEFWDVKKFPGRRSLRNHPVDNLEFALLADGVPADKLYPLDLDRAFRKLDEIRPHINVWWSAGAQPAQLLVDGEVDLASGWSGRFYDLVMKDAPIGIEWAGGAVKESDFAIPKGAKHPYWSQKFLAVMAEAERQAIYTNELGYPGLNLDLVKFVEPKVVPLLITNPVNLAKQFFNDLTWWADNQAVALDRWNKWMLKG; from the coding sequence ATGAAGAATCCACTATCCGGCAAGACTATCGGCAATATTTCCCGGCGCCATCTCTTGGGCACGGCGCTGGCGATCGGCGTGGTGCGGCCCGGCTGGGCGGCGGAGCCCGAGAAGCCGAAGACCCTGGTGGTGAATTCTTCGGGCGGCGTGGTGAACCGGGCCCTGCGCAAGGCGTTCTTCACCGAGTTCGAGCGCCGCTACGGTATCCGCGTCATCGACACCAGCCCGGCCGACACCGCCAAGCTGCGGGCGATGGTGGCATCCGGCAATGTCGAGTGGGACGTGACCGAGATTGCCGGGCAGGACGGCGTGCTGGTGGAGCGGCTGGGCCTGCTGGAGCCGCTTGATCATTCGATCATCGACCTGTCGCGCTTTCCCGAGAACCTGAAGAAGAACAAGTTCCTGTTCCCGCGCTCGGTCTATTCGACCGTGCTCGGCTACCGGAAGGAGGCGTTCAAGCAGGGCCACCCGGTCGGCTGGGCCGAGTTCTGGGACGTGAAGAAGTTCCCTGGCCGCCGCTCGCTGCGCAACCACCCGGTCGACAACCTGGAATTCGCGCTGCTGGCCGACGGCGTGCCGGCTGACAAGCTCTATCCGCTCGACCTCGACCGCGCCTTCCGCAAGCTCGACGAGATCCGCCCGCACATCAACGTCTGGTGGTCGGCCGGAGCGCAGCCGGCCCAGTTGCTGGTCGACGGTGAGGTCGACCTGGCGTCGGGCTGGAGCGGGCGTTTCTACGACCTCGTCATGAAGGATGCGCCGATCGGCATCGAGTGGGCCGGCGGCGCGGTGAAGGAAAGCGACTTCGCCATCCCCAAGGGCGCCAAGCACCCCTACTGGAGCCAGAAGTTCCTGGCCGTGATGGCCGAGGCCGAGCGCCAGGCGATCTACACCAACGAGCTGGGCTATCCCGGCCTCAACCTCGACCTGGTGAAGTTCGTCGAGCCCAAGGTCGTGCCGCTGCTCATCACCAACCCGGTCAACCTCGCCAAGCAGTTCTTCAACGACCTGACCTGGTGGGCGGACAACCAGGCCGTGGCACTGGATCGCTGGAACAAGTGGATGCTGAAGGGCTGA
- a CDS encoding HugZ family pyridoxamine 5'-phosphate oxidase encodes MTDDIATTARRLVRALDRATLATGQHDGDGWPYASLVMVATDAAGCPLLLLSGLAEHTRNLGVDDRACLLFDGTAGLDRPLAGPRLSVMGRIQATDDPAARDRYLARHPDAALYAGFGDFRFHRLVPERAHLVAGFGRIRWVAAGDLAPPAEPSAVAAAEADIVAHMNEDHAAAIQLYARMGGSRELGWRMTGVDVEGIDLRLGGQVLRVDFDQPCADAGAVRMELVRQVRAARARFAQTAA; translated from the coding sequence ATGACGGACGACATCGCGACCACGGCGCGTCGGTTGGTGCGCGCGCTCGACCGGGCGACGCTGGCGACCGGGCAGCATGACGGCGACGGCTGGCCCTATGCCTCGCTCGTGATGGTGGCGACGGACGCGGCCGGCTGCCCGCTGCTCCTGCTGTCGGGGCTGGCCGAGCACACCCGCAACCTCGGCGTCGACGACCGCGCCTGCCTGCTGTTCGACGGCACGGCCGGGCTCGACCGGCCGCTGGCCGGCCCGCGCCTGTCGGTCATGGGCCGCATCCAGGCGACGGACGACCCGGCGGCGCGTGATCGCTACCTCGCCCGCCACCCCGACGCCGCCCTCTATGCCGGCTTCGGCGACTTCCGCTTCCATCGCCTGGTGCCGGAGCGGGCGCATCTGGTGGCGGGGTTCGGGCGCATCCGCTGGGTTGCGGCCGGCGACCTGGCGCCGCCCGCCGAGCCGTCCGCCGTGGCGGCGGCAGAGGCCGATATCGTCGCCCACATGAACGAGGACCACGCGGCTGCCATCCAGCTCTATGCCCGCATGGGCGGCAGCCGCGAACTGGGCTGGCGGATGACCGGCGTCGACGTCGAGGGCATCGACCTGCGCCTGGGCGGCCAGGTGCTGCGGGTCGACTTCGACCAGCCTTGTGCCGACGCGGGCGCGGTGCGGATGGAACTGGTCCGCCAGGTGCGGGCCGCGCGGGCGCGCTTCGCTCAGACCGCGGCGTAG
- the trxA gene encoding thioredoxin: MEPLIAAAPAAADLVKNTGTATFMADVVDASFDQPVIVDFWAPWCGPCRQLGPALEKAVKEARGAVRMVKVNIDENQDLAGQMRIQSIPAVYAFKDGRPVDGFVGALPDSQVKQFVQKMAKLAGPKQSPVEEALVMAKEAMTAGDIGTAGDIYAQILEAEPTNVLAIAGIARVQIEAKDLEGAREALAQVPAEHAGHAEIVAARSALELAEEGEKAAGAFAELEAKLAANPNDHQARYDLSIALYAAGDREGAVDQLLDLIRRDRKWNDEAGRKQLLKLFEAFGFSDPLSMDARKRLSSILFS; this comes from the coding sequence ATGGAACCGCTCATCGCTGCTGCCCCCGCGGCGGCCGACCTCGTCAAGAACACCGGCACGGCCACCTTCATGGCCGACGTGGTCGATGCCTCGTTCGACCAGCCGGTCATCGTCGACTTCTGGGCGCCCTGGTGCGGCCCCTGCCGCCAGCTTGGGCCGGCGCTGGAGAAGGCGGTGAAGGAAGCGCGCGGCGCCGTGCGCATGGTCAAGGTCAATATCGACGAGAACCAGGACCTGGCCGGGCAGATGCGCATCCAGTCGATCCCGGCCGTCTACGCCTTCAAGGACGGGCGCCCGGTCGACGGCTTCGTGGGTGCCCTGCCCGACAGCCAGGTGAAGCAGTTCGTGCAGAAGATGGCCAAGCTGGCCGGCCCCAAGCAGTCGCCGGTCGAGGAAGCGCTGGTGATGGCCAAGGAGGCCATGACCGCGGGCGACATCGGCACGGCGGGCGACATCTATGCCCAGATCCTGGAGGCCGAGCCCACCAACGTGCTGGCGATCGCCGGCATCGCGCGCGTGCAGATCGAGGCCAAGGACCTGGAGGGCGCCCGCGAGGCCCTGGCCCAGGTGCCGGCCGAGCATGCCGGCCATGCCGAGATCGTGGCCGCCCGCTCGGCGCTGGAACTGGCCGAGGAAGGCGAGAAGGCCGCCGGCGCCTTCGCCGAGCTGGAGGCCAAGCTGGCCGCCAACCCGAACGACCACCAGGCGCGCTACGACCTGTCGATCGCCCTCTATGCCGCCGGCGACCGCGAAGGTGCGGTCGACCAACTGCTCGACCTCATCCGCCGCGACCGCAAGTGGAACGACGAGGCCGGGCGCAAGCAGCTCCTGAAGCTGTTCGAGGCCTTCGGCTTCAGCGACCCCCTGTCGATGGATGCGCGCAAGCGCCTGTCCTCGATCCTCTTTTCCTGA
- a CDS encoding Lrp/AsnC family transcriptional regulator, whose protein sequence is MDDIDRILLDAVQADGRRPLAALAELAGLSTSAVNERLRRLLADGTLAGIHGRVDARLAGFDVCAFVEVLLAAPGDDAGFIAGCLGEPQVQECHHVTGDWSYLLKVRARTTGDLERLIGATIKTWPGVVRTRTTLALSSPKETAALPCAARPA, encoded by the coding sequence ATGGACGATATAGACCGCATTCTTCTCGACGCTGTACAGGCCGATGGCCGTCGCCCGCTGGCGGCCCTGGCCGAGCTGGCCGGGCTTTCGACCTCGGCCGTCAACGAGCGGCTGCGCCGGCTGCTGGCCGATGGCACGCTGGCCGGCATCCACGGCCGGGTGGATGCCCGCCTGGCCGGGTTCGACGTCTGCGCCTTCGTCGAGGTGCTGCTGGCGGCGCCCGGGGACGATGCGGGTTTCATCGCCGGCTGCCTCGGCGAGCCCCAGGTCCAGGAGTGCCACCATGTCACCGGCGACTGGTCGTACCTGCTGAAGGTGCGGGCGCGCACGACCGGCGACCTGGAGCGGCTGATCGGGGCCACCATCAAGACCTGGCCCGGCGTGGTGCGCACGCGCACGACGCTGGCGCTCTCCTCGCCCAAGGAAACCGCGGCCCTGCCCTGCGCCGCGCGGCCGGCATGA
- a CDS encoding LON peptidase substrate-binding domain-containing protein: protein MSRHPFDPDFTALPRSIPVFPLTGVLLLPHGKLPLNVFEPRYLHMVQDALASDRIIGMIQPQEDERDGHAPALYRTGCAGRIVSFSETDDGRYLITLSGLCRFDVASEVATTRGYRRVVPSWDAYAADMDEEQAPELDRARLLKAVEAYFKAQGLSADWEAIKSTPDGRLLVALAMVCPFGPSEKQALLEAGDTTRRAETLIALMEMAAITPPSADDPSRVRH, encoded by the coding sequence ATGAGCCGCCATCCGTTCGACCCGGATTTCACGGCCCTGCCGCGGTCGATCCCGGTCTTTCCCCTGACCGGGGTGCTGCTGCTGCCGCACGGCAAGCTGCCGCTGAACGTGTTCGAGCCGCGCTACCTGCACATGGTGCAGGACGCGCTGGCGTCCGACCGCATCATCGGCATGATCCAGCCCCAGGAGGACGAGCGGGATGGGCACGCGCCCGCCCTCTACCGCACCGGCTGCGCCGGGCGCATCGTCTCGTTCAGCGAGACCGACGACGGCCGCTACCTGATCACGCTGTCCGGCCTCTGCCGCTTCGACGTGGCGAGCGAGGTCGCGACCACCCGCGGCTATCGCCGGGTGGTGCCGTCCTGGGACGCCTATGCCGCCGACATGGACGAGGAGCAGGCGCCGGAGCTGGACCGCGCGCGCCTGCTGAAGGCGGTCGAGGCCTATTTCAAGGCGCAGGGCCTGTCGGCCGACTGGGAGGCGATCAAGAGCACGCCCGACGGCCGCCTACTGGTGGCGCTCGCCATGGTGTGCCCCTTCGGACCCAGCGAGAAGCAGGCGCTGCTGGAGGCGGGCGACACCACCCGGCGGGCCGAGACCCTGATCGCGCTGATGGAGATGGCGGCGATCACCCCGCCATCGGCCGACGACCCCAGCCGCGTCCGCCATTGA